In the Breoghania sp. genome, GAGTTCATCGCGCGATCGGTCGAGCTACGGATTCAATCCGACAGCCGTCCCGCGTGTGATGCCTTGGCTTGGAAAGGGTGACTTTCCGTACGGCCGGCAAGGAGGTAAGTGCCTCTTCAGTGACCCCGGGCGTTGGAAAACCCGGCAGAGACCAAAAAAGCCCTCTTACGTCGTTGCTTTAGGTCGTCCGGTGTGCCGCAAACCGAAAACGGTTGCGGCGGCCCTTAAGTCTTGTGTCTTGGACGACGACGGGCACGTGCGAATTTGGGCGCGCATCCTTTCGCTCTGTTCGATTCCGAATGCAAGCGATTTTTGTCCACAGGCCCGAATTTATCGCAAACAACCCCCATTTTAGGTATTTATCAGTATTCGTCTGCGACGCGTTTTCAAATAGGATTATAACATACGTTATGACGCCAACGTTTTGAATATTCCAAATGTTACAAATGTCAAACGTCGTCGATTTATTGTTTTGTCAGAATCCTGCTTTCGAAACCCTTCGGGATCGTAGAAATACATATTTGATTTATCCATGTTCCAGAACACATTCAAACAAGGTTTCGACATATCTGTTTGAGGTCTGGTTCGTCTCAGTCTTTTTCGTTTCTGCGAGTTCTCGGGCAAGAGCCCAATCGATCTGATAGGAGGAACCGGATGCCTCGTCTGCGCCGGCTGTCGATCAGTAGAAGCAAACTGGGATTGGTCATCGACATGGCCCGTTCGGGGACCTCTGCGCCCGGGCGAGTGATCGAAACGAGCCGCGTGATGGATGCCGCGAATGATGTCCTGACACTCCATCTGGAAGAGATGAACAAGCTCGCCCAGTGCGACTTGCTCGCGCTGGCCTGGCTTGGCCGCGAAGGGGCTCCGGCGATGGAACTTGAAGACTTCCGGCTCGACGCAAGACGTGCATGGACCCGGGCCACCGCCTCTTATCTGGCCTCGATGTCCGAGCTCGGTGATTTCCTGGAAAACGCCATTTCGACACTGGAAAAGGCGCCACCGCCGCATACGCCGCCCCCCCAGGGCGAAGAGGCCCGCTGAGCCACCCCGCCCTGCCATTTCCTTACCCGGACACCGCTGTTCACGCGCTCAGGAGATCCTTGAGTGCGAGGGCCACGATTTCCGTGGCGGCGCGAAGATCCGCCAATTCA is a window encoding:
- a CDS encoding DUF3775 domain-containing protein: MPRLRRLSISRSKLGLVIDMARSGTSAPGRVIETSRVMDAANDVLTLHLEEMNKLAQCDLLALAWLGREGAPAMELEDFRLDARRAWTRATASYLASMSELGDFLENAISTLEKAPPPHTPPPQGEEAR